One window of Psychrobacillus sp. FSL H8-0483 genomic DNA carries:
- a CDS encoding CYTH domain-containing protein, with protein MHSEQEIEFKNLLTKAEFERFITYFELKPSDFHKQTNYYYDTADQYFKEKKMGFRLRVLSNRNELTLKIPVQDHVMEEKTKLLSNAEREAIIHHLHFPTVPFLEPFADKGPLICIGSMQTNRAKIEMDNGILFLDHSLYSQTEDFEVEYESKDVENGQKFFLHLMKKHSIPIRYTDKKIARLVTYINSLKG; from the coding sequence GTGCATTCTGAACAAGAAATCGAATTTAAAAATTTACTAACAAAAGCAGAATTTGAACGATTCATCACATATTTTGAATTAAAGCCATCCGATTTTCATAAACAAACAAATTATTATTATGATACGGCAGATCAATATTTTAAAGAAAAGAAAATGGGTTTTCGTTTGAGGGTGTTATCTAATCGAAACGAATTAACATTAAAGATTCCTGTACAAGACCATGTAATGGAAGAAAAAACAAAATTATTGTCGAATGCAGAGAGAGAGGCCATTATACATCATCTTCATTTTCCTACGGTACCCTTTCTTGAGCCATTTGCGGATAAAGGTCCCTTAATTTGTATCGGGAGTATGCAAACAAACCGAGCAAAAATAGAGATGGATAACGGAATCCTTTTTTTAGATCACTCTCTTTATAGTCAAACGGAAGACTTTGAGGTAGAATATGAGAGTAAAGATGTCGAAAATGGTCAAAAATTCTTTCTTCATTTAATGAAGAAACACAGTATTCCTATTCGATATACGGACAAAAAAATTGCTCGTCTCGTAACATATATCAATTCGTTGAAAGGTTGA
- a CDS encoding RluA family pseudouridine synthase → MKSHALKLTFEMKESSILLRDAIRQYGISKKALTSIKYEGGLILVNGEEKTVRHTLQIGDIVTIIFPDEKKSEGLVAQKGVFPILFEDDHLLMLTKEAGLSTIPSREHPNGTIANLIAGYLEENGLTSTVHIVTRLDKDTSGIICVAKHRHAHHLLSEMQKSNDISRTYEAIVHGHVEKDKFMIDAPIGRKDSSIIERMISPEGKFAKTSVEVLNRFTISGEELSHVKLNLHTGRTHQIRVHMMSIGHPLIGDDLYGGSLTLIERQALHAKELTLIHPFTKEPLKLEAPFPRDMTEIIRFIPTNRT, encoded by the coding sequence ATGAAAAGCCACGCTTTAAAACTTACTTTTGAAATGAAGGAATCGTCCATTTTATTAAGAGATGCAATTAGACAATACGGGATTTCAAAAAAAGCATTAACCAGTATTAAATATGAAGGCGGCTTGATACTTGTCAACGGGGAAGAAAAAACGGTTCGCCATACATTACAAATAGGGGATATCGTTACGATTATTTTTCCGGATGAGAAGAAAAGTGAAGGTTTAGTTGCACAAAAAGGTGTATTTCCGATTCTTTTTGAAGATGACCATCTATTAATGCTGACAAAAGAAGCTGGATTAAGTACAATCCCATCGCGAGAGCATCCAAATGGTACTATTGCCAATCTAATAGCGGGCTACTTAGAGGAAAATGGACTAACATCTACGGTTCATATTGTTACTAGATTGGATAAAGATACTTCAGGCATTATTTGTGTGGCGAAGCATCGTCATGCGCATCATCTATTAAGTGAAATGCAAAAATCCAATGACATCTCTAGAACATATGAAGCAATTGTTCATGGACATGTAGAAAAAGATAAATTTATGATCGATGCTCCTATTGGTCGCAAAGATAGTAGTATCATTGAGCGTATGATTTCTCCTGAGGGTAAATTTGCTAAAACGTCTGTTGAAGTATTAAATAGGTTTACTATAAGTGGAGAAGAGCTATCACATGTGAAGCTAAATTTGCACACTGGACGAACGCATCAAATACGTGTACATATGATGTCCATTGGGCATCCTTTAATTGGTGACGATTTATACGGGGGCAGCTTAACGTTGATAGAACGGCAAGCTCTTCATGCAAAAGAATTGACATTGATTCATCCATTTACAAAAGAGCCTCTTAAATTGGAAGCCCCTTTTCCTAGAGACATGACGGAGATTATACGATTTATTCCCACTAATAGAACCTGA
- a CDS encoding lytic transglycosylase domain-containing protein, which translates to MQSFGSVQSNQNDYSTPLFSELLGQMYQTTGNNSTLENMSSIFYNGDSPVYLPSNLSYQPESLVSSFSTNAPTTSSSLSNYDEIIKRASEAYNVPEKLISSVIKQESNFDPSATSTAGASGLMQLMPGTAKYLGVKNIFDPEQNIMGGAKYLRQMLNLFDGNMETALAAYNAGPGAVKKYDGIPPYKETQDYVKKVLNNYQT; encoded by the coding sequence ATGCAATCTTTTGGGAGTGTCCAAAGTAATCAAAATGATTATTCTACTCCTTTGTTTTCTGAATTGCTAGGACAGATGTATCAAACTACGGGAAATAATTCAACTTTAGAGAATATGTCATCCATATTTTATAACGGCGATTCACCTGTATACTTACCATCTAATTTGTCCTATCAACCTGAAAGTTTGGTTAGCTCTTTTTCTACAAATGCACCAACTACTTCCAGCTCTTTATCTAATTATGATGAGATCATTAAACGCGCTTCCGAAGCATATAATGTCCCAGAAAAGCTTATATCATCTGTTATTAAGCAAGAGTCAAATTTTGATCCTTCTGCAACTAGTACTGCAGGAGCATCTGGTTTAATGCAGTTAATGCCAGGAACAGCTAAGTATTTGGGAGTGAAAAATATTTTTGACCCCGAACAAAATATTATGGGTGGAGCAAAATACTTGCGCCAAATGCTTAATCTGTTTGATGGAAATATGGAAACTGCCCTCGCTGCATACAATGCAGGCCCTGGTGCAGTGAAGAAATATGATGGGATTCCACCTTATAAAGAAACACAAGACTACGTGAAAAAAGTATTAAACAACTACCAAACGTAG
- a CDS encoding YjcG family protein, with amino-acid sequence MKYGIVAFPSKKVQDFANSYRKRYDPHYALITPHMTIKGVFEADENEIKTIAQKIAEVVKEHKPFTLKTAKVSSFAPVTNAIYFKVEPTDELLSLHEDLHSIRLNDLENYAFVPHITIAQKMNASEHDDIYPQLKMIGAEFEEEIDRLHLLYQLEDGSWTVYETFRLSGAE; translated from the coding sequence ATGAAATACGGTATTGTTGCTTTCCCATCAAAAAAGGTACAGGACTTTGCTAATTCTTACAGAAAGCGTTACGACCCTCATTATGCGTTAATTACACCTCATATGACGATTAAAGGTGTTTTTGAAGCAGATGAAAATGAAATCAAAACAATTGCTCAAAAAATTGCAGAGGTCGTAAAGGAACATAAACCATTTACATTGAAAACTGCTAAAGTGAGTTCATTTGCACCTGTTACAAATGCTATTTACTTTAAAGTCGAACCAACCGATGAGTTGTTATCATTGCATGAAGATTTACATTCTATCCGATTAAATGATTTAGAAAATTATGCCTTTGTACCTCATATTACAATTGCACAAAAAATGAATGCAAGTGAGCATGACGATATCTATCCGCAATTAAAAATGATTGGCGCAGAATTTGAGGAAGAAATTGATCGTCTTCACTTACTTTATCAATTAGAAGATGGTTCGTGGACTGTTTACGAAACATTTAGACTGTCTGGAGCTGAATAA
- a CDS encoding GNAT family N-acetyltransferase, with protein sequence MVFAKIVETEKEYNDAILIRRKVFVEEQDVPAHLELDEFDSEAVHFIAYDGETPFGAGRIRKIEPSIGKIERVCILENYRGKNLGNLIMQSMEDYAISKLFHKLKLNAQSHALPFYEKRNYIMTSPEFLEAGIPHRAMEKSLS encoded by the coding sequence TTGGTTTTCGCAAAAATAGTAGAAACAGAAAAAGAATATAATGATGCGATATTAATAAGAAGAAAAGTATTTGTGGAAGAGCAAGATGTACCAGCTCATTTAGAACTAGACGAGTTCGATTCAGAAGCTGTACATTTTATTGCTTATGACGGAGAAACTCCCTTTGGTGCAGGTCGTATTCGCAAGATAGAGCCTTCTATTGGGAAAATAGAGCGAGTATGTATTCTTGAGAACTATCGAGGGAAAAATCTAGGGAACCTAATAATGCAATCTATGGAAGATTACGCAATTTCAAAACTCTTCCATAAGCTTAAATTAAATGCACAAAGCCATGCTTTACCCTTTTATGAAAAAAGAAATTATATTATGACATCACCAGAGTTTTTAGAGGCCGGTATACCACACCGTGCAATGGAGAAGAGCTTATCATAA
- a CDS encoding GTP pyrophosphokinase family protein, translating to MGQWERFLEPYKQAVSELKVKLKGMRTQFEIENTNSPIEFVTGRVKPLASIYDKSLEKGIVFEPSDTLAKEIPDIAGLRMMCQFVDDIETVVDILRSRKDIKVIEERDYISHKKQSGYRSFHMIIEYPVQTIHGEINILAEIQIRTLAMNFWASIEHSLNYKYKGIFPEEIKKRLQYAAEAAFRLDEEMSLIRGEIQEAQKYFSENKELPRINGQ from the coding sequence ATGGGGCAATGGGAACGTTTTTTAGAGCCGTACAAGCAAGCAGTTTCCGAATTAAAAGTTAAGTTAAAGGGGATGCGTACACAATTTGAAATTGAGAATACGAATTCCCCAATTGAATTTGTAACGGGTCGAGTTAAACCGTTAGCTAGTATCTACGACAAGTCACTTGAAAAAGGTATTGTATTTGAACCTTCTGATACATTGGCAAAAGAAATTCCTGATATAGCTGGTTTGCGGATGATGTGCCAATTCGTAGATGATATTGAAACCGTAGTAGACATATTGCGTAGTAGAAAAGATATAAAGGTCATTGAAGAGCGAGATTATATTTCTCACAAAAAACAAAGTGGATATCGATCATTTCATATGATAATTGAGTATCCCGTTCAAACAATACACGGCGAAATAAATATTTTAGCTGAAATACAAATACGTACTCTTGCCATGAACTTTTGGGCTTCCATAGAACATTCATTAAATTATAAGTATAAGGGTATTTTTCCAGAAGAAATTAAGAAACGACTACAATATGCAGCAGAAGCTGCTTTTCGTTTGGATGAAGAGATGTCGTTGATTCGAGGAGAAATACAAGAAGCGCAGAAATACTTTAGTGAAAATAAAGAGCTACCTCGCATTAACGGGCAGTAA
- a CDS encoding globin has translation MTQKPILPFDEIGAEKLSQLVDTFYNNVAKHPKLKPIFPDDLTETARKQKQFLTQYLGGPNLYTEEHGHPMLKMRHNPFSITPERAEAWLSCMSDAMDTVGLDGKLRQDLYRRLVLTANHMVNQMSHEEEKM, from the coding sequence ATGACACAGAAACCAATACTTCCTTTCGACGAGATCGGAGCAGAGAAATTATCACAGCTTGTCGATACGTTTTACAATAACGTTGCAAAACATCCAAAGCTGAAGCCAATCTTTCCAGACGATTTAACAGAAACCGCTAGAAAACAAAAACAATTTTTAACGCAATACCTTGGCGGACCTAATTTATATACAGAAGAGCATGGACATCCAATGCTAAAAATGCGTCATAATCCTTTTTCTATTACACCCGAAAGAGCTGAAGCTTGGCTATCCTGCATGAGTGATGCAATGGATACCGTCGGACTCGATGGAAAGCTTCGCCAAGATTTATATAGAAGACTTGTACTTACTGCCAACCACATGGTCAATCAAATGAGTCATGAGGAGGAAAAAATGTGA
- a CDS encoding NAD kinase produces MKFFIQSRNDDLSNHLMESAKTYLVDFGLILDEENPDIVLSIGGDGTLLHAFHKYKHLTSSVAFVGIHTGHLGFYADWKPAEIEKLVISIAKKEFEVIEYPLLEVTINYRHGEDSSVYLAVNESTVKSPDVTLVMDVELNGNHFERFRGDGLCMSTPSGSTAYNKALGGSIVHPSLETMQLAEIASINNRVFRTVGSSLVLPKHHTCLLKPVKGPDFMVTVDHLQLLHKDVQSIKYRVADEKIRFARFRPFPFWQRVHDSFIDSDLEK; encoded by the coding sequence ATGAAATTTTTTATTCAGTCTCGAAATGATGATCTATCCAATCATTTAATGGAAAGCGCAAAGACGTATTTAGTTGATTTTGGGCTTATATTAGATGAAGAAAATCCAGATATCGTGTTATCTATAGGCGGAGATGGGACGCTGTTGCATGCTTTTCATAAGTATAAGCATTTAACAAGTTCTGTTGCTTTTGTCGGTATTCACACGGGTCATTTAGGTTTTTATGCAGACTGGAAACCAGCTGAAATTGAAAAATTAGTTATAAGTATTGCAAAAAAGGAGTTTGAAGTAATCGAATATCCTCTTTTGGAAGTAACGATTAATTATCGTCATGGAGAAGATAGCTCTGTTTATCTTGCAGTGAATGAATCTACCGTAAAATCACCTGATGTTACCTTAGTAATGGATGTGGAGTTAAATGGGAATCATTTTGAGCGATTCAGAGGCGATGGGTTATGTATGTCTACTCCTTCTGGAAGTACAGCATACAACAAAGCACTTGGAGGTTCCATCGTGCATCCATCATTAGAAACAATGCAACTTGCTGAAATAGCATCTATAAATAATCGTGTTTTCCGAACAGTAGGTTCTTCTCTAGTATTACCAAAGCACCATACGTGTCTATTGAAACCTGTTAAGGGACCTGACTTTATGGTAACAGTTGATCATTTACAATTATTGCATAAGGATGTGCAATCCATTAAATACCGAGTTGCAGATGAAAAAATTCGTTTTGCGAGGTTTAGACCATTCCCGTTTTGGCAAAGAGTACATGATTCTTTTATAGATAGTGATCTTGAAAAATGA
- a CDS encoding ClpXP adapter SpxH family protein, giving the protein MTIIQIPAETIASPIINKPIEMYVFLDPLCSACWDLQPIIRKLQVEYGQYLAIRTVLSTQLNNLNAAFQMPNDNSSNTNCELQHIEHSVLPSIAVKAAEFQGKKAALRFFNKIQEHLFLQTKNVTSFSVLQELASEVKLDVDEFTQDIQSKECVRSFQSDLSITCEMEVDSFPSIVFFNENIEDEGIKLSGIYSYNIYVQILQEMLYDVPKKQETPALDKLFDRFHSLTTNEIADYYNITQQQAERELKKLLLLQKVDRVVLPNSVVWRLKNK; this is encoded by the coding sequence GTGACAATAATACAAATTCCGGCTGAAACGATCGCATCTCCTATTATAAACAAGCCTATTGAGATGTATGTTTTTCTTGATCCGCTTTGTTCAGCTTGTTGGGATTTGCAACCGATAATTCGGAAGTTGCAAGTGGAATACGGCCAGTATCTAGCTATTCGAACAGTACTAAGTACACAACTAAATAATTTAAATGCGGCTTTCCAAATGCCAAATGATAATAGTTCTAATACTAATTGCGAATTACAGCATATAGAGCACTCTGTTTTACCTTCTATCGCAGTGAAAGCAGCAGAATTTCAAGGGAAAAAAGCGGCTCTTCGTTTTTTTAATAAAATACAGGAACATCTATTTTTACAAACTAAAAATGTAACTTCTTTTTCAGTCCTTCAAGAACTTGCAAGTGAAGTCAAGTTAGATGTAGATGAATTTACACAGGATATACAATCAAAAGAGTGTGTCCGTTCCTTCCAAAGTGATTTATCCATTACTTGTGAAATGGAAGTAGATTCATTTCCAAGTATAGTATTCTTTAATGAAAACATAGAAGATGAAGGCATCAAATTATCTGGCATATATTCATATAATATTTACGTTCAAATATTACAAGAAATGTTATATGATGTCCCTAAGAAACAAGAAACGCCAGCTCTCGATAAGCTTTTTGATCGTTTTCATTCCTTAACGACAAATGAAATTGCAGACTACTATAATATCACCCAACAACAAGCGGAAAGAGAGTTAAAAAAACTCTTGTTACTTCAAAAAGTAGACCGAGTTGTTCTTCCTAATTCAGTCGTTTGGCGATTAAAAAATAAATAA
- a CDS encoding CotY/CotZ family spore coat protein produces the protein MGCGRDEDVRDGKRNDRCVCDVVRAIKDIQDQATDDCPGCPTSCFLEPLGSLSPARRNQADTRVFMLLTEDGTPFKAFFRDRDICDNDCISVFFRVEDIFDRCCATLRVLEPIDKDRKEVDLLNADGTKIDLRKLCKVRDFRLTGSCVTVDLDCFCAIECVADVFLDVCD, from the coding sequence ATGGGTTGTGGAAGAGATGAAGATGTAAGAGATGGCAAAAGAAATGACCGCTGCGTTTGCGATGTGGTTCGTGCGATTAAAGACATTCAAGATCAAGCCACAGATGATTGTCCAGGTTGTCCTACTAGTTGCTTTTTAGAACCACTTGGAAGCCTTAGTCCTGCTCGTCGTAACCAAGCGGACACACGAGTTTTTATGTTATTAACGGAAGATGGTACACCATTTAAAGCATTTTTCAGGGATAGAGATATCTGTGATAACGATTGTATTTCTGTCTTTTTCAGAGTTGAAGATATCTTTGATAGATGTTGTGCAACTTTACGCGTATTAGAACCAATTGACAAAGATAGAAAAGAAGTAGATCTATTGAATGCTGATGGTACAAAAATTGATCTAAGAAAACTTTGTAAAGTACGAGATTTCAGATTAACAGGAAGTTGTGTCACAGTTGACTTAGATTGTTTCTGTGCAATTGAATGTGTAGCAGATGTATTTTTAGATGTATGTGACTGA
- a CDS encoding stage V sporulation protein AD produces the protein MVNTTGTLQFMGKPSIVSTGVIVGPMEKQSPFADSFDEILPLENEPNETYEQANTRFIEKACSVAVKKGHEKLENVDVFIGGDLINQLSPTNFAARQLSIPLLGVFSACASSMESIILGCLLLESGNAKSILAGASSHHPAVERQFRYPLEYGAQKPKTAQWTVTAAGFALLQKQAKNAPIISHATIGRVVDGKQKNALHMGAAMAPAARDTIERHLTNTNSKMADYDIIMTGDLGKIGLSILKEMFQDEDSGVILQDAGAQFYGEDSFFNAGASGAGCSAAVFFSHIYGQLKKGVFSRVLLVATGALLSPLTFQQGETIPCIAHAIECRMEKRG, from the coding sequence ATGGTGAATACAACCGGAACGCTTCAATTTATGGGCAAACCAAGTATAGTAAGCACAGGTGTAATTGTAGGACCAATGGAAAAACAAAGTCCATTTGCAGATTCGTTTGATGAAATTCTTCCATTAGAAAATGAACCTAATGAAACATATGAACAAGCCAATACTCGTTTTATTGAAAAAGCTTGTTCGGTAGCTGTAAAGAAAGGACACGAAAAGCTAGAGAACGTCGATGTATTTATAGGTGGAGATCTGATTAATCAGCTGTCCCCAACCAATTTTGCTGCTAGGCAGCTATCTATTCCATTGTTAGGTGTTTTTTCTGCTTGTGCGAGTTCTATGGAATCAATTATTTTGGGATGTCTACTACTAGAATCAGGCAATGCAAAATCTATTTTAGCAGGGGCTTCAAGCCATCATCCAGCAGTGGAACGGCAATTTAGATATCCACTTGAATACGGTGCACAAAAACCAAAAACTGCTCAATGGACGGTTACGGCGGCAGGTTTTGCATTATTACAGAAACAAGCAAAGAATGCTCCAATTATTTCACATGCAACCATTGGTAGAGTGGTGGATGGCAAACAAAAGAATGCTCTACATATGGGAGCAGCCATGGCACCTGCTGCAAGGGATACGATTGAAAGACATTTAACTAATACTAATAGTAAAATGGCTGATTATGACATCATTATGACAGGCGATTTAGGGAAAATTGGATTGTCGATATTAAAGGAAATGTTTCAAGATGAGGATAGTGGTGTTATTTTACAAGATGCAGGTGCTCAATTTTATGGAGAAGACAGTTTTTTCAATGCAGGAGCTAGTGGAGCCGGCTGTTCAGCAGCCGTATTTTTTAGTCATATTTATGGTCAACTAAAAAAAGGTGTATTTAGTCGAGTATTACTGGTAGCTACTGGAGCATTATTGTCCCCTTTAACTTTTCAACAAGGGGAAACAATCCCATGTATAGCACATGCCATAGAATGCCGAATGGAAAAGAGGGGATAA
- the spoVAC gene encoding stage V sporulation protein AC: MDQKQFEKIVDEQNPKVPLFVNTLKAFLVGGIICTIGQLITFFYMRFFSFTEKTAAGPTVATMVFIAMILTGTGLYKKISQFGGAGSAVPVTGFGNAVISASMEHRTEGYVLGVGGNMFKLAGSVIVFGVLSAFFVALIKTILVKMGVISW, translated from the coding sequence ATGGATCAAAAGCAATTCGAAAAAATTGTTGATGAACAGAATCCGAAGGTACCATTATTTGTAAATACGTTAAAAGCATTTTTAGTTGGAGGAATTATTTGTACAATAGGGCAACTTATCACTTTTTTCTATATGCGTTTTTTTTCCTTTACAGAAAAAACAGCTGCTGGTCCAACGGTTGCAACTATGGTGTTTATCGCTATGATTTTAACAGGGACAGGGTTATATAAAAAAATTTCTCAGTTTGGTGGGGCGGGTTCTGCAGTACCTGTAACCGGTTTTGGAAATGCAGTTATTTCTGCTTCCATGGAACATAGGACAGAAGGCTATGTATTAGGTGTTGGTGGAAATATGTTCAAATTAGCTGGCTCTGTAATTGTATTTGGCGTACTTTCAGCCTTTTTTGTAGCCCTAATTAAAACTATTCTAGTTAAAATGGGAGTGATCTCATGGTGA
- the spoVAE gene encoding stage V sporulation protein AE — MISSIITAFIVGGLICVIGQLLMDGFKLTPAHTLSTLVVCGAILDGFGLYEPLIDFAGAGATIPITSFGNSLTHGAMAEAEKHGFIGVLTGMFEVTSSGISSAILFGIIGAFIFQKKKTTY, encoded by the coding sequence ATGATTTCATCAATAATTACTGCATTTATTGTCGGTGGTCTCATTTGTGTCATCGGACAACTATTAATGGACGGCTTTAAGCTTACTCCAGCACATACCTTAAGTACACTAGTTGTATGTGGTGCCATTTTAGATGGTTTTGGTTTATATGAGCCTTTAATTGATTTTGCTGGGGCGGGAGCAACTATTCCAATCACATCGTTTGGAAATTCACTAACTCATGGTGCAATGGCTGAAGCCGAAAAGCATGGGTTTATAGGTGTATTAACCGGAATGTTTGAAGTAACAAGCTCTGGAATTAGTTCTGCTATATTATTTGGTATCATTGGTGCATTTATTTTTCAAAAGAAGAAAACCACGTACTAG
- the mgtE gene encoding magnesium transporter, protein MNELLIEENNLINFLSNGLMHEFRESFMQLHPYDQSLFFEKVDQEIRQKIFHYLSPKEMAELFEATKFDEERYEFYLKEMDTIYAADMLSYMYADNAVDVLNELGKDQVASYLSIMDKESAQEIKDLLHYEEYTAGSIMTTEYVAIPENSTCRSAMTILRSEAPNAETIYYLFVVNEAHHLTGVISLRNLIIAEEDTLIKEIMNERVVSVLVSEDQEEVARTIKDYNFLAVPVVDFEQHLLGIVTVDDIIDVLDEEASDDYSKLAAVSDMDTFDKSPLQAAKKRLPWLVILLFLGMMTANLMSIFEQTLDKVALLAVFIPLIAGMAGNSGTQALAVAVRGIATGDIEEESKMKLLFREAGTGLITGLICGLLVIGVVFFWKHDLLIGILVGTAIFASIFIATLGGSFIPLLIHRMKIDPAVASGPFITTINDVVSILIYLGLATLFISSL, encoded by the coding sequence ATGAATGAATTATTAATCGAGGAAAATAATCTAATAAATTTTTTAAGTAATGGATTAATGCATGAATTTAGAGAGAGCTTTATGCAACTTCACCCGTATGACCAATCGCTATTTTTTGAAAAGGTAGACCAAGAAATACGACAGAAAATCTTTCACTACCTATCTCCTAAAGAAATGGCGGAGTTGTTTGAGGCCACAAAATTTGATGAAGAGCGCTACGAGTTTTACTTAAAAGAAATGGACACAATATACGCAGCAGATATGCTTTCCTATATGTATGCAGATAATGCAGTAGACGTGCTTAACGAGTTAGGAAAAGATCAAGTAGCTAGTTATTTAAGCATAATGGATAAAGAATCTGCGCAAGAGATTAAAGACTTGTTACATTATGAGGAATATACTGCAGGATCTATTATGACAACGGAATATGTTGCTATTCCTGAAAATTCCACTTGTCGATCAGCTATGACGATTTTAAGAAGTGAAGCACCCAATGCAGAAACAATTTATTATTTATTTGTTGTGAATGAGGCTCATCACTTAACAGGTGTTATTTCTCTTCGAAACCTTATCATCGCGGAGGAAGATACATTAATTAAAGAAATTATGAACGAACGTGTAGTTAGTGTGTTAGTGAGTGAAGATCAAGAAGAAGTAGCACGAACCATTAAAGATTATAATTTCTTAGCAGTTCCAGTCGTAGATTTTGAGCAGCATCTACTTGGTATTGTTACGGTGGATGATATTATAGATGTTTTAGATGAAGAAGCATCCGACGACTATTCCAAGCTAGCGGCTGTTTCAGATATGGATACTTTTGATAAAAGTCCTTTACAAGCTGCAAAGAAAAGACTTCCTTGGCTTGTTATCTTATTATTTTTAGGCATGATGACAGCGAATTTAATGAGTATTTTTGAGCAAACTCTAGATAAAGTCGCGCTACTTGCAGTTTTTATTCCTTTAATCGCTGGTATGGCTGGTAATAGTGGGACGCAGGCATTGGCGGTTGCAGTTCGTGGTATCGCAACTGGTGATATTGAAGAAGAAAGTAAAATGAAATTATTATTTAGAGAAGCAGGAACGGGGCTTATTACTGGTTTAATTTGCGGATTGTTAGTGATAGGAGTCGTTTTCTTTTGGAAGCATGACTTATTAATTGGTATTTTAGTGGGGACGGCTATTTTTGCATCTATTTTTATTGCGACACTAGGAGGATCTTTTATACCTTTACTAATTCATCGGATGAAAATCGACCCTGCTGTTGCATCGGGGCCTTTTATCACAACAATCAATGATGTCGTAAGTATTTTAATATATCTCGGTCTTGCAACATTATTTATATCATCCTTATAA
- a CDS encoding stage VI sporulation protein F, which translates to MSNSFFRAIENKTGVSMEDLFTLANAISYADFTDESQVRKIVRQVGKLANKPVNKELEDQLTNSILQKGNSLSLSDIEKML; encoded by the coding sequence GTGTCAAATTCATTTTTTAGAGCGATTGAAAATAAAACTGGTGTATCAATGGAAGATCTTTTTACGCTTGCCAATGCCATCTCATATGCAGATTTTACGGATGAAAGTCAGGTTCGTAAAATAGTACGTCAAGTTGGCAAGCTAGCAAATAAACCTGTTAACAAAGAATTAGAGGATCAACTTACGAATTCTATTTTACAAAAAGGAAATTCGCTAAGTTTATCTGATATAGAAAAAATGCTATAA